The Mycolicibacterium mucogenicum DSM 44124 genomic sequence CCGGGACCGGTGGATCAGCTGGTGGAGCAGTTCGACGCGGGCGAGTTCGACATGGTCGCGATCGGCCGGGCGCTGCTCGCCGACCCCGGATGGGTCAACCGCCTGCGCAGCGGCACCCTGGACGGGTTCAATGGCTACGACGCGGCCACTGCGCTGGCGCGATTGAGCTGACCAGACCAGGATTGAGCCGACCACATACTGGGAACAAGCAGGTACACCGCAATGTTGGGAGAAGCGTGAGCACCAAAGACATCACCGCCGCCGAATTCAACGGCATCATCAGCGACAACGACATCGTGCTGGTGGACTTCTGGGCGTCATGGTGCGGGCCGTGCCGGGCGTTCGCTCCGACGTTCACCGCATCGTCCGAGAAGCACCCCGACGTCTTCCACGCCAAGGTCGACACCGAGGCCGAGCAGGCGCTGGCCTCCGCCGCCGAGATCCAGGCCATCCCGACCCTGATGGCCTTCAAGAAGGGCCAGCTGGTCTTCCGGCACTCGGGCATGCTCGCGGCCAACCAGCTCGACGAGGTCATCAGCCAGATCAAGGATTTCGACATCGACGCCGCGATGGCCGAAAAGGGCGACGCCACCGACGCCTGAGAGTGGCCGAGCACTGCCGGCGGGTGTGACTTTGCGCACCCGCTAGCGTGCAGGACGTGAGCGAACAGAACCCACTGGTACTCGTCGACCGTCCGCGCCCCGGCGTCGCACTGGTCACCCTCAACCGCCCCGAGCGGATGAACTCCATGGCATTCGACGTCATGGTCCCGCTCAAGGCGGCCCTGGACGAGATCACCAACGACAACGACGTGCGCGCGGTCGTCCTCACCGGGGCCGGCCGCGGGTTCTCGTCCGGCGCCGACCACAAGTCGGCCGGCTCGGTGCCGCACGTCGCGGGACTGACCCGGCCGACGTTCGCACTGCGCTCCATGGAAGTGCTCGACGATGTCATCCTCGCCCTGCGCAAGCTGCATCAACCCGTCATCGCGGCCGTGAACGGCGCGGCGATCGGCGGCGGCCTGTGCCTCGCGCTGGCGTGCGACATCCGCGTCGCCGCCGAGGGCGCCTACTTCCGGGCCGCGGGCATCAACAACGGCCTGACGGCCAGCGAACTGGGCCTGTCCTATCTGCTGCCGCGGGCCATCGGGACGTCGCGGGCGTTCGAGGTGATGCTCACCGGCCGGGACATCGACTCGGCAGAGGCCGAGCGGATCGGTCTGGTGTCGCGGACCGTCGCCGACGATCAGCTCCTGCAAACCTGCTTCGACATGGCCGAGCGCATCGGCTCGTTCTCCCGCCCGGGAATTGAATTGACCAAGCGGACTCTCTGGAGTGGACTGGACGCCGGTAGTCTGGAGAGCCATATGCAGGCCGAAGGCCTGGGTCAGCTCTTCATCCGACTGCTCACCGCCAACTTCGAAGAGGCGGTTGCCGCGCGCGCCGAAAAGCGACCCGCGGTCTTCACAGACGACAAGTAAGCCGGCCCGGACAGCCCGGCACCCCTAAGGAGGCAGCAGCGTGATCACCGCAACGGACCTGGAGGTCCGCGCCGGAGCGCGCACGCTGCTGGCCTTCGAGGGTTCCGCGCTGCGCATCCAGCCGGGCGACCGGATCGGTCTGGTCGGCCGCAACGGAGCCGGCAAGACCACGACGCTGCGCATCCTGGCCGGCGAAGGACAGCCCTACGCGGGCTCGGTCGAGCGCATCGGCGAAGTCGGTTACCTGCCGCAGGATCCGAAGGAAGGCGACCTGGACGTCCTGGCCCGCGACCGGGTGCTCTCGGCCCGCGGCCTGGACACCCTGCTGGCCGACCTGGAGAAGCAGCAGGCCATCATGGCCGAGGTCGTCGACGACGCCGCCCGCGACAAGGCGGTCCGGCGGTACGGCGTTCTGGAGGAACGGTTTTCGGCCCTGGGCGGCTACGCCGCCGAGAGCGACGCCGGCCGCATCTGCGCCAGCCTGGGTCTGCCCGACCGGGTGCTGACGCAGCCGCTGCGCACCCTGTCCGGCGGCCAGCGTCGCCGTATCGAGTTGGCCCGCATCCTGTTCGCCGCATCCGAGGGCTCCGGCTCCAACACCACGCTCCTGCTGGACGAGCCGACCAACCACCTCGACGCCGACTCCATCGGCTGGCTGCGGACGTTCCTGCAGAGCCACACCGGCGGCCTCGTGGTGATCAGCCACGACGTCGAACTCCTCGCCGACGTGGTGAACCGCGTGTGGTTCCTCGATGCCGTGCGCGGCGAGGCCGACGTCTACAACATGGGCTGGCAGAAGTACCTCGACGCCCGCGCCACCGACGAGCAGCGCCGCCGCCGCGAGCGCGCGAACGCCGAGAAGAAGGCCAGCGCACTGCGGGCGCAGGCCGCCAAGATGGGCGCCAAGGCCACCAAAGCTGTTGCCGCGCAGAACATGTTGCGCCGTGCCGAGCGTATGATCGCCGAGCTCGATGCCGAGCGGGTGGCCGACAAGGTCGCGAAGATCAAGTTCCCGACGCCGGCGCCGTGCGGCAAGACGCCGCTGATCGTCAAGGGCCTCACCAAGACCTACGGCTCGCTGGAGATCTTCACCGGCGTGGACCTCGCGATCGACCGGGGTTCGCGCGTCGTCGTGCTGGGCCTCAACGGTGCCGGTAAGACGACGCTGTTGCGCCTGCTGGCCGGCGTGGAGACCGCCGACGCCGGCGGCATCGAACCGGGCTACGGCCTGAAGATCGGTTACTTCGCGCAGGAACACGACACCCTCGACAACGCCGCGACGGTGTGGGAGAACATCCGGCACGCCGCCCCGGACACCGGGGAGCAGGATCTGCGCGGCCTGCTGGGCGCGTTCATGTTCACCGGCCCGCAGCTGGATCAGCCCGCCGGCACGCTGTCCGGTGGTGAGAAGACCCGACTG encodes the following:
- a CDS encoding ABC-F family ATP-binding cassette domain-containing protein, which encodes MITATDLEVRAGARTLLAFEGSALRIQPGDRIGLVGRNGAGKTTTLRILAGEGQPYAGSVERIGEVGYLPQDPKEGDLDVLARDRVLSARGLDTLLADLEKQQAIMAEVVDDAARDKAVRRYGVLEERFSALGGYAAESDAGRICASLGLPDRVLTQPLRTLSGGQRRRIELARILFAASEGSGSNTTLLLDEPTNHLDADSIGWLRTFLQSHTGGLVVISHDVELLADVVNRVWFLDAVRGEADVYNMGWQKYLDARATDEQRRRRERANAEKKASALRAQAAKMGAKATKAVAAQNMLRRAERMIAELDAERVADKVAKIKFPTPAPCGKTPLIVKGLTKTYGSLEIFTGVDLAIDRGSRVVVLGLNGAGKTTLLRLLAGVETADAGGIEPGYGLKIGYFAQEHDTLDNAATVWENIRHAAPDTGEQDLRGLLGAFMFTGPQLDQPAGTLSGGEKTRLALAGLVASTANVLLLDEPTNNLDPASREQVLDALRSYAGSVVLVTHDPGAAEALNPQRVLLLPDATEDFWSDTYRDLIELA
- the trxA gene encoding thioredoxin, with the translated sequence MSTKDITAAEFNGIISDNDIVLVDFWASWCGPCRAFAPTFTASSEKHPDVFHAKVDTEAEQALASAAEIQAIPTLMAFKKGQLVFRHSGMLAANQLDEVISQIKDFDIDAAMAEKGDATDA
- a CDS encoding enoyl-CoA hydratase, producing the protein MQDVSEQNPLVLVDRPRPGVALVTLNRPERMNSMAFDVMVPLKAALDEITNDNDVRAVVLTGAGRGFSSGADHKSAGSVPHVAGLTRPTFALRSMEVLDDVILALRKLHQPVIAAVNGAAIGGGLCLALACDIRVAAEGAYFRAAGINNGLTASELGLSYLLPRAIGTSRAFEVMLTGRDIDSAEAERIGLVSRTVADDQLLQTCFDMAERIGSFSRPGIELTKRTLWSGLDAGSLESHMQAEGLGQLFIRLLTANFEEAVAARAEKRPAVFTDDK